The genomic window TCTCTCTGGTATGTAAAACGCGAACCGTCTATCTGAGTATAGAATCTGCGTTTCTACCACATGGGTTTCCCAGTTGGAATAGTGGAGGATGAAACGTCCCAGTCCAATTGCTGCAGGATTATAAGTCTATGTATGCTGGAAAGGTGTATCGGAATGCTGTCCACAGCAACCAGGTCCTGCTTTATAGGATGATGAACTATTTATCCGATGCTGGCAGTGGTAGCCGAGTGGAAATCGGATCGCTAATGTGCTGCCTAGGACAATTGTGAGACCAGCAAGAGCACAGCACCAACCTCCTTAGTTGACTGTGTCTACAGCTCGAGGCATAGCCTGCATTCGACCCATGAGAAGACACTGAGCAGCAAAGGTGACGATGTGCGAAAGCTTGGTTCATGGGCCGTTTGAAATATCGCCAGAAATTTCGCTTCCACCCAGAATTTCGTATCGTCTTTTGTTCCACTGCAGCCAAAGCTCAGCTGCTTCAATGGTGTATGGTTGCCATGAGGTCGAGGCAACCGTATATCAGCTACAGTTTTTGTCAACGGCGCGCCATGACTGATATGTCGAAGCGCGCGGCGCGGCCCTTTTCAAGGCAACAAGCGTGCCCTGTGGAAGTCAGACTGGAGACTTTCTCGGATTTGGAACGCCAGCCGAATATTTCTTTAACTCCCTAAGTGAGTCAAGACAGCTTCGAGCTCTGCCCGGTCTGGTCTCATTCAATCAAAGGCTTCTTCTGCCCACCCACAATACAAAGACCCAGGTGCCGAAGAGAGTTCTCATGGCTAGCCAGCACAATGGTTTTGGCTGGAGTATACGGGTGATTTGGATCGACAAGTGACGCATCCCTCGCTGCTTGCTCAATGGCCTCGATTTCTTCCTTACAGGCTTGCTGGTCCATTGGGCAGATGACGATAGGCTGCCTGAGAGTGATATCACGTGCGGAGCTCATGGATGCCTTTGCGTTTATGTCAGTATGGTTGCTCCAGGTTTATTCCTATGATGAGATCGCGGCAACAAACCTTGATTGTGAGAAAGAACTCCACCTTGTACAAAGTCGAGGTCGTGGTGAACGAAGTCACCTCATGATTTGGAAACTTGGATGGCTCTCCTCGACGCATAACCCCTTCGGCGTCTCTGAGATCTCGCGATGGAAACACGAGCCCGAGATTCGTAGTGTAACCGGCCTCGGGAAGCCTAGTCCCGACCGGTTGCGTGTGCTTGGAGATCCTATTAACCTTTTTTTGCGGCTCGTCACCCTCTGGGTTGTATGTGATTTCTTCCTCTATGCTTAGCGTGATCTTGTTGATTGTAACCCGCTTGGCCTTGTTCAGCCAGTCTGGGTTTGGGGCAAGTTTTATGTAGACGGTGATCGGGTCCAGTGGTCCGTAGCTCCAGCGCGGCAACGAGATCCCCAAAGTCACAATGTTATCCGCCGTCGCAACCTTGGATTCGGGGCGATTATACATGCCAAACGTCGAGAGGGTATCGTACCTCTGGAGCGGCAGAGGGAAATGGTACTTGTTTTGATGGCTGGCACCTTGCTGGACGGTAACTATGAGCTCGTAATATGTTTCGGCAGTTCGACTAGGAAGCTGAAGTGATGCTGGAGGAATCCTCCTGTTGGTCTCCTCGCCACCGCGACCAAAAGGGATAAAGAGGACGAAAGGAAGGTCCATGGCGATAACACTCTCGGATTCCTTGCCGTCAGGGCACCGAAACAGAAGATGTTCCTTGCCAACAATATCGGTCGTTTCACGCCGGGGTGTACCCAAGTGCTTCTTGGCCATGTTATCGGCAGCCGGGTGTATCGACTCTCGTCTTTGAAGACATATCCTGACCAGCGATATGGCGACGGGCATCGAATAGCCCTGCGAGGGCCTAATTTCGACGGTTCCTTCTATGCGTGGCTATTGAAGTGACGACCATGACACATGTGGTTAGCGGAGTGTGCGCGACACGGGATGGACTGGCAAGGATTCAAGAGGCATGGCAGAGAGCGCCCACATGAGGAAAGCATTTGCCAACAGCGTCGGCTCTTCACGACCGACACAGTACTCCCGCGATGCCCACCCCCACCATCAATCGCATGACTGCGCGACGGTTTGCGCCACGCTAAACTATCCATAACCGGAAGTCACACTCACCAGTGTTGCCGAAATCCCTGGATAACCTATCAAGAAACTACTGTTTGGCGGGCCTGACACCCTCACTGAGGCAGCCATTCCGCTCCGATACACCCAGGCAGAGACGACGGGTACGGTAGGGGTTGGGACTCGGCGGGCGGAAATATCGTCATCGGCGGCCAAGGCCTCATTGAAAGTAGCTCCCAAGGTGCCAACACGCCCACGTCGGCGTCGTTGGCGTCTTGTTCGTTGTCGCTATAATCGTGGTCGCGGTCGTCTTCGAGACGTGTCCCCGTAAGACTAAATGTAATAGTTGCTTGaccaaaaggaaaaagatcGACGGTGAAGGGGGGTGCAGCCGGACCAGAATTGCTAGAGGCCTTGAGAAGCGACCGATGGTAAACAGCGACTTCGTGAGGATACTGTCGAGGTAAGAACGTCGAGGTAAGAACGTCGAGAATATTGGTGGCTGTCGTGAAGTGAGGTGAGGCAAAGGAAGATGGCAATCGGgagcgacggcgacggcggcggttgGTTGTTTGCTGCGCCTAGCAACAGGGAGCTTAATGAAGTGCTACCCACGAGGCGTCCATCGGTGGAGTGGAGGCAAGTGCGGTGCGCAACCAAGCCTGTACGGAGTAATCAAGTGCGTATCCGTCCCCTCTCGAtgtggggcgggcagccaCCAACCTCTGGGCAGGCGAGGCTGTTTATGGCAGATTAtaactaaggtacctagatgCGTCGCCGACCTTCTTTGAAAAGCTGCCGACAACAGCGATCGATCCCGGGTTCGAGGACCCTGTACACGCCACGGGTGCTATGAAGTGACTGTTTGGGTGGCTAATTGCCTTAGCTCGATAGGCTACATGTGTgccgaaaacaaaacaacagaCAGGCCAgagacaaaggaaaaaatCAGAATTGGATGGAAACGGCTTTTCGCACGTAGGTTACCCAACAATGCAACAATGCCACCTAGTATTCAAACCAAGGTGGAGAACTAGGCTACAGCCGCCCGCCTTGGAGCAGATGACACTAGATAGACTAGCGGGCCGCCCAGTCGGTGTGTTGCTTGCGGAACAGAGTACACCAAACAAACAATCCAGTGGGGATTCATGTTTTGCTAAAATGAATAATAGAATTTCGACTCCCACAGCAGAGCACAACAACAGAATCACCTTCAACTTCAGTATACAGTagaaaggtaggtaggtaccttacctacattaactaggtacctaccttacctaagcTACCTTAActaagctacctaggtacccggGCAGGTACCTACCGTATTTAGCTAATGGCTAAAAAACAGTCTGGGGCAGTCTCTACCGGTAGCTTGCTTAGGCACGTCATCTAGAATAGACCATATGGAGTACAATTAGAGTTACAAGAAAACCCATTTTACCTCTCTTTGGTAAGACTTTGTATCGCTAATCCATATTTTCTCGTGGAAACATTCAACCAAACAGCAATCCAAAACAATCCGATTAAAGCTGTGCCAGAACCCAGACACACAGTCTTACTCCGTACCTTGATTCCGAATACAAAACACAGTGTAAATTCAGCAGGTTCAATCCTTGTCTTTGTTGACAGAATGATTGTTGGTCCGGTTGATATTGCTCTGATCTAAGTTTTAGTGACGTGAATCATCATCTTGTCGCACGGAGCGTAGGACTACACGGCAAGGCGGACCAAAGTCCTAGTCTAATTATACCTCTTATTAGCTTAGGTCCCTCCCTCAATTGGGGAACATACCTAGGaatataggtacctacataccttacctaccta from Pyricularia oryzae 70-15 chromosome 4, whole genome shotgun sequence includes these protein-coding regions:
- a CDS encoding arrestin domain-containing protein; protein product: MAASVRVSGPPNSSFLIGYPGISATLPRIEGTVEIRPSQGYSMPVAISLVRICLQRRESIHPAADNMAKKHLGTPRRETTDIVGKEHLLFRCPDGKESESVIAMDLPFVLFIPFGRGGEETNRRIPPASLQLPSRTAETYYELIVTVQQGASHQNKYHFPLPLQRYDTLSTFGMYNRPESKVATADNIVTLGISLPRWSYGPLDPITVYIKLAPNPDWLNKAKRVTINKITLSIEEEITYNPEGDEPQKKVNRISKHTQPVGTRLPEAGYTTNLGLVFPSRDLRDAEGVMRRGEPSKFPNHEVTSFTTTSTLYKVEFFLTIKASMSSARDITLRQPIVICPMDQQACKEEIEAIEQAARDASLVDPNHPYTPAKTIVLASHENSLRHLGLCIVGGQKKPLIE